Proteins co-encoded in one Candidatus Nitrosacidococcus tergens genomic window:
- the rplT gene encoding 50S ribosomal protein L20: protein MPRVKRGVTAHARHKKIIAQAKGYRGRRKNVFRVANQAVIKAGQYAYRDRRQRKRQFRNLWIVRINAAARECGLSYSRFINGLKKASIEIDRKVLADLAVQDMTAFTAIAERVKAALAA from the coding sequence ATGCCTAGAGTTAAAAGAGGCGTTACTGCTCATGCACGTCACAAAAAAATTATTGCCCAAGCCAAAGGATATCGAGGACGGCGTAAAAACGTTTTTCGAGTTGCTAACCAAGCAGTCATTAAAGCTGGACAATATGCATATCGAGATCGTCGCCAGCGTAAACGTCAATTTCGGAATCTTTGGATTGTTCGTATTAATGCGGCAGCTAGAGAATGCGGGCTTTCCTATAGCCGCTTTATCAATGGTTTGAAAAAAGCATCTATCGAGATAGATCGAAAGGTACTTGCTGATTTAGCGGTACAGGATATGACCGCATTTACTGCTATTGCAGAGCGTGTAAAAGCAGCCCTTGCGGCTTAA
- the rpmI gene encoding 50S ribosomal protein L35: protein MPKLKTNRGAAKRFKRTGSGKFKHGQAFHNHILTKKSSKRKRHLRHKAICSASDQIGLVRLLPYL from the coding sequence ATGCCTAAATTAAAAACCAATCGTGGAGCAGCAAAACGGTTTAAACGTACAGGTAGTGGTAAGTTTAAACATGGTCAAGCATTCCACAATCATATTCTTACAAAGAAAAGCAGTAAGCGTAAACGTCATTTACGCCATAAAGCGATCTGCAGTGCCTCAGATCAAATTGGTTTAGTTCGTTTATTACCTTATCTTTAA
- the infC gene encoding translation initiation factor IF-3, whose translation MISNVNSNSKKNRINEEIVAPKIRLIGIDGEQIGVVSVKEALEIADEAGEDLVEIAPQAEPPVCRVMNYGKYLFEETKKRQAAKKKQKQIQIKEIKFRPTTEEGDYQVKLRSLIRFLTDGDKVKISLRFRGREMVHQDLGFKLLERIRDDLDEHGVVEQSPKREGRQMLMVLAPKR comes from the coding sequence ATTATTTCAAACGTTAACTCAAACTCAAAGAAAAATCGTATAAATGAAGAAATTGTTGCACCTAAGATTCGCCTAATTGGTATTGATGGTGAACAAATTGGTGTAGTTTCTGTTAAAGAAGCACTAGAAATTGCAGATGAGGCGGGGGAAGATTTAGTAGAGATTGCTCCTCAAGCGGAACCTCCGGTATGCCGAGTCATGAACTATGGCAAATATCTTTTCGAAGAAACTAAAAAACGCCAAGCTGCGAAAAAGAAACAGAAACAAATTCAGATTAAGGAAATTAAATTTCGACCTACCACTGAAGAGGGAGATTATCAGGTTAAATTGCGTAGTTTAATTCGATTTCTCACCGATGGGGATAAAGTTAAAATCAGCCTCCGATTTCGTGGTAGAGAAATGGTACATCAGGATCTTGGCTTTAAGCTCTTAGAGAGAATCCGAGATGATCTTGATGAACATGGCGTAGTTGAACAAAGCCCAAAACGAGAAGGGCGACAAATGCTCATGGTGCTTGCACCTAAGCGATAA
- the thrS gene encoding threonine--tRNA ligase, whose protein sequence is MPVITLPDGSQRQFDHPVTVYDVAANINGNLAKAALGGKIPKGLVDTSHCIKEDTTLTIITDRDPEGLEIIRHSCAHLLAQAVKQLYPEAQVTIGPVIEDGFYYDFVYPKGFTLEDLQIIEDRMKLLADQDISVHRQVKSRNDSISFFHDLGEEYKAKIIESIPEDQDISLYQQGDFTDLCRGPHVPSTSKIKAFKLTKVSGAYWRGDAKNEMLQRIYGTAWSDKKALKAYLHRLEEAEKRDHRKIGTELDLFSIQEEAGGGLVFWHPMGARIRRVIEDLWRERHAAAGYETLYTPHIAHENLWHISGHTNFYRESMYQPMEDDNQFYQLKPMNCPFHVLIYKGRLRSYREFPLRWAELGTVYRHEMSGALHGLMRVRGFTQDDAHIFCREGQIESEVLAILDFTLNMLKTFGFHQYEIELSTRPENSVGSDEIWDRATKALRSALEKKELSYGIDEGGGAFYGPKIDIKIEDAIGRKWQCSTVQLDFNLPNRFEMEYIAEDGTRQRPIMIHRAVLGSLERFFGILIEHFAGKFPPWLAPVQVVVINITDRQTEYAEQIEQILKKQGFRSALDLRNEKIGFKIREHTLKRIPYLLIVGDKEVTQQQVAVRTRAGKDLGVMSLDSFSEYLKAQITRFSYDISEED, encoded by the coding sequence TGATGTTGCTGCTAATATTAACGGAAATTTAGCAAAAGCAGCCCTTGGTGGCAAAATCCCTAAGGGGTTAGTAGATACTTCTCATTGTATTAAAGAAGATACTACCCTTACCATTATTACCGATCGGGATCCAGAAGGGCTAGAGATTATTCGCCATTCCTGTGCTCACCTTCTTGCTCAAGCAGTAAAGCAACTCTACCCAGAAGCTCAAGTTACCATTGGACCAGTGATTGAAGATGGGTTTTACTATGATTTTGTTTATCCTAAGGGATTTACCCTTGAGGATCTTCAAATCATTGAAGATCGGATGAAGCTACTGGCTGATCAGGATATTTCAGTTCATCGGCAAGTAAAAAGCCGAAATGATTCAATTTCCTTTTTTCATGATCTTGGAGAAGAGTATAAGGCAAAAATTATTGAATCTATCCCAGAAGATCAAGATATTTCTTTATATCAACAGGGAGATTTTACCGATCTTTGCCGAGGACCCCATGTTCCTTCCACTTCAAAAATAAAAGCTTTTAAACTTACTAAAGTTTCTGGTGCTTATTGGCGAGGAGATGCTAAAAATGAAATGCTACAAAGGATCTATGGTACTGCATGGTCTGATAAAAAAGCCCTAAAAGCCTATTTACACCGTCTTGAAGAGGCTGAAAAGCGAGATCACCGGAAGATTGGTACAGAGTTAGATCTGTTTTCGATTCAAGAAGAAGCAGGAGGGGGGCTAGTCTTTTGGCATCCTATGGGGGCAAGAATCCGCCGAGTAATTGAAGATCTTTGGCGAGAACGCCATGCGGCTGCCGGGTATGAAACTTTGTACACGCCTCATATTGCTCACGAAAATTTATGGCATATCTCAGGACACACTAATTTTTATCGGGAATCCATGTACCAACCCATGGAGGATGACAATCAGTTCTACCAACTCAAACCCATGAATTGTCCTTTCCATGTATTAATTTATAAAGGACGGCTTCGCTCTTATCGAGAATTTCCTTTACGTTGGGCTGAGTTAGGTACCGTTTATCGCCATGAGATGTCCGGTGCATTGCATGGACTAATGCGAGTACGAGGATTTACCCAAGATGATGCCCATATTTTTTGCCGAGAAGGGCAAATAGAATCTGAAGTGTTAGCTATTTTAGATTTTACCTTAAATATGCTAAAAACATTTGGGTTTCATCAATATGAAATAGAGCTCTCTACCCGCCCAGAAAATTCTGTAGGATCAGATGAAATTTGGGATCGTGCAACTAAAGCCTTACGATCTGCTCTGGAAAAGAAAGAGTTATCCTATGGGATAGATGAGGGGGGCGGTGCATTTTATGGCCCTAAAATTGATATTAAAATTGAAGATGCTATCGGACGTAAATGGCAATGTTCTACCGTACAGTTAGATTTTAATTTGCCTAACCGCTTTGAGATGGAATATATTGCAGAGGATGGTACTCGTCAACGGCCGATTATGATTCATCGAGCAGTACTTGGATCGTTAGAGCGTTTTTTTGGGATTCTCATCGAGCATTTCGCTGGTAAATTCCCACCTTGGCTGGCACCAGTACAAGTGGTTGTGATTAATATCACAGATCGGCAAACTGAGTATGCAGAACAAATTGAGCAAATATTAAAGAAACAAGGATTTCGCTCAGCTTTAGACTTGAGAAATGAAAAGATCGGTTTTAAAATTCGCGAACATACTTTAAAAAGAATACCTTATTTACTTATTGTAGGGGATAAAGAAGTAACGCAGCAGCAAGTTGCAGTACGTACCCGAGCTGGTAAGGATCTAGGGGTAATGAGTTTAGATAGCTTTTCTGAGTACTTAAAAGCTCAAATTACTCGTTTTAGTTATGATATATCTGAGGAGGATTAA